A region of the Bradysia coprophila strain Holo2 unplaced genomic scaffold, BU_Bcop_v1 contig_232, whole genome shotgun sequence genome:
ATTTAAATCTATCCTAAACGCACACACTGTGTATGTTGTtcctacaaattttgttttgttttgttggtttgtgtTACCAGTACAACCTGGTTTTAATCTTTAGCTACTTTACGATGAACTTTGCCGCCCTTCTGATGGATGCGTTTGTGGTAGCTTTGCGCTAAACTGTTCACTATCGACATGACAAAGAAGCAAACCATCAGCAGAACGAAATATTCGAACAATTTGGCGAGAAGGTTGAACGACTCTTTGGGCGGTGCGTTTGACGAACGATGCAATTtggttttttgattttccagGAATGTTTTGAACGAATCCTGAAACTTTTTGCCAAAGTATGGAATGGCACTGACAAAAACGACGGCTTTGTCGATCAACGATTCGTTGAAGGCAATGATgacaaagattttttgaatGTGCATTTTTATCACAGCTTTGCCGATCAATGTGGCACCGAAGAATGTCCAAAATGGTACCAAGAAATGACCGCACGTGATGCCAGCCAAGTCGAACAACGGATTCGGAATCTAAACAAGGAAGGCAAATGAAAACGTTTCGTCTAGTGAAACCTGAAGTGGTAATGACTTACACTTGCACACGCCAAAATACCAAAGAAACCGACCCGTTCAACGACTCGTTCCATTCCCAATTTCAGGCGCTCGAACAGCGTCAAGTCATCGCCAGCCGCCTTTTTCCGTTTCAGTTCGACAACAGCCTTAAGATCTTCGTCCTCATCCTCATCGATTCCGGATAATCGAGATGCTCTAGCCATAAAATATGGCGGTAGTTCGCCCAATGCTGTACCAGCACCCCAGAGGAATGCTTCTGGTCGAACTTTACACATGATGCTCCATAGTGACGGAATGAATTTCGGATTTATGTGTTCCGGACAAATGATTCTGGTGACGAATGGGGAAATTAAAGAGATCGCCCACCGTTAGAACTTCAGTCACTTACTCATCAGGATACGGTGGCCGTGGAAAATCCAATGAATTACATTCGTATGCAGCTAGCGTCACGCTGGCTATGTGTGGTCCGAGATATAACAAGAATGTATGTAGTCCAGTACCCAAACCGACCGATGATAAGACACCCAAACCGCACCAGTAAATGATGAaccataaatttgattttatggcTGTGAATAGGAGCTGATGTCGTCCGGGAAGTTGGTTTAATGCACAAAAAGCGGCTATGAGCGCAACCAATATGCTGAGTAATAATTTATGTTCTGCTAATCTACGGGGTAAATGGAAAAGATCGGTTAAGCTTCAACCGGTCCATCTGTATACACCGCGATTGTCACTCACTTTTTCCTATAAGTCTGTATTAATATCACTATTTCCAAAATGAAATACTTTAACGTGACCAACGGCTGTCGCAGCAGCGTTATTTTGCTGCGTTCGTCCCGTTCCTTTTCCTTGTCCTTTGTACTCTGTTTCCGGACGAATGATGCCGATCCATTCGGTGTGGTTGGCGATGAATTGTTGCCGGTGTGGTTTGCTTTCTGTGAGTTTGACGAATTGACATTGTTTTGTTGCTGGAGATTTGGCATCTTAAATCCTAATCTTTGGAGCTGAAAAGTCGGAATTGGTTTGTGGTTAGGAAACGGTGCAGTGATTACGATAAATTGTATCTAACGatgaaaaaaagtaaaatttgtaaagaaaTAACGAAAGCAAAATGCAGCGAATCGTTACATGCAATTACGTATAGATAAATCACGATTGTAAAagggcaaataataatttatttgtggTAATTGTGCTTCTAATTGACTCTCAGTTTCGAAATTAATAAAGCGGAACTGACtaaaaccaagaaaatttgcaatttttgtaTAAGCAGTTACGTCCAGTGCAACACagttacaaaattattttcctgaACTGTCTCCTGAACATTGTAAGTACGACTAGCTCCCAAGACGCATTTCCAACTTCAAACACTTCTAGTGTGAGCTAAGCATATTTTCAGCCAGAGATTCATGTAGGAGAGTAGTTCACCTGAAACAACCAGTCTCTTGGGCCTACATGCATCTTAGTCCCTTGTAACGCCGAATTGCTGCACGACATAccacgaaaaacatttgttttacgacttttatttttgagcCCTAGAATCCCAAGAAGGGTGGGCCTTGTGTCGAAATCATTGTCAAAATGAAGGAACTGGTTTCAGACGAcgtattaaatttaaaaaaaaaatgttgaaaggcATCTCGTAACAGACAACTTGAACTTTTGTGTTGTCATCTTGTCTGGTAAgcagaaactattttttggtaaattttgagaattgaattttcctatatttttccatattttccttcaatttccacaagaaaaaatttatggaaaatttgaaaaatgttggaaaaatcgggaaaattcataaaaatatgggaaaagaaagtgttttcccaaaaatggtGCTATTTACCCTGCTGGCAAAACATgctattcaaaaaaaaaagaattttaaattccaATCTTGGTTTTCTACGATGAGTGCCGGCCGAGATATACACATATATGTACTAGGCCTATCCTCATTAAAGCCTTTTTTATGCTGAAAAAATAAAGTcgtaaaagaaacatttttcgttttttcggGCTCTCAGTCTAAATTAGTATAGATTAAGATGTCTGATATCGAAGAATCCATCAAGTTCATCAAGCTGTGGTTACTTTCCCTACTCGTGGTATTTTGGTTTCGTTTAATGGAAAAACCACCGGTAAGATCTTCCTCTTGCTTGTAGAATCAATTGGATATACTTCATAGATCAATACTGTTTTGCCCACGAAAAAAATCCCACTTTCCTATCTTTTACTGTTCTTCTTTACCTGATTTACTTTCATTTGCCATTTGAAAGAGCAcgcaaaatgagagaaatcagaaaaatgGAGAGGATGAGCTTAAATACGAGAGTAGGAATTTTTGTGTGGTCAACGCAGTAATGAAAGATAAAtcaaatttccacaaaatcaatttcgtttaGACATAAGACCCATAGCAACATTGCATTTTAAATGGAAGGAATGGTCCATGGTCCAGTTATTTCACGATAAATTAAGTTAGACTTGTTAAGCTGTGAAGAAGAAgactgaaatcaatctcttttAAAAACCTGTAAAGTTGCAAAATAACAACTCACAATCTGATACTTCTTCCTCATTTCCTCTTCCTATATTATGACCTAATATAatccaaacaaacaaactctGCGTAACAGACACACCAACCGCAATTTTGTACAAtaaattcgacgaaaaatCAATTCGTAAACAAACATTTGATCGGAATGTGTATTATATAATCAGAGCTTTGCGTATCACTACTAGACACAAAGACAAATCATAAAACAGCTTGAAAACTTGTTCCAATTCGAATAGGATTTGCGTGTGTACATAAACGAGAATCGTGTTTCATTCAACAGTTCTAACTGATATAGCATTGACTACAGAAATTTATAATGTTATCTAATGTCTGTCTATATacaaacgaaacgaaacattaagaaaataaaataaaaatgttggagGCCACATGACCCAAAAcgttacttttgatgataaaaattcacaaaaaaagacTGCACGACGAAGGAATGTGCTTTTAAGTTGCGTATCACTGGAGTAGATACAATTTACAACCGGTCTTCCATCCATTATGTACCAAGCAAGAATTATTGGCACGTTTTAAAATCCATTACCGTTTCCCGTTTCCaattaattattgaaaatgaaacgaaagtGGAACGATGAGAATCGTACCCAATTATGACGAgtatatttttacaaaacattttcgggCTGTTCACCTCATCAAtattaaaataagaaatttgatGACAGAGGTAGAAAAAGGAATGGCGGCTAAACGTAAATTTTGCTGCAATTAAACCCTTTTTTGTCTCCAGTTTTTAAATGGTAAATTTTGCGtaaatgaaattgacaacCCGAGTCAGGCCCGAGCGCACATCTAGTGCgtagaacaaaattttaggaacagaagcgaaattttaatttttccagaCGAATTTTTAGTCTCTGCAAGTACTTAATAGGTATTTATGCCACCGAGTGACCATATCTGTTCCTCATATTAGCATGgaaatgtttcacaaaaattgtgaaaattattGCAGCCACACATCGTATGATCAAAATTCCAGGCTAGACACGAGATTTCAGGTACAGGAGTTTTTATAAACGTcacttttacgcactagtgtaGATTGCCACTCGAGGCATCAGGCAAGTATTTATtaccgagttgcatacaacttTCTCAACAAAGGCaacgaaagctttactttTCGTCATAGAGTTGAGAATTTTCCgttgttgaagaaaatataGTGTGCACCCCTTTTTTTTAGTACACGCCCTACCTTAGGACTAATACTAAAAAACAGACTAATTCAACACGGTATATAATATATCTACAATCAATTGAAGTGCGTAAATAGTtgcgcactagtgcgtaaaagaGAAGTTCACAAAAATGAGAATCCCACACCCAAAAAAATGAGATATTGGATTTAATGTACATCCGCCCAATTTTAACGAGTAACTCGTAGAAAgtacgttttaaatgtacaatttacggatgagtaaaccattggtcttatTGTGTTTTTGGGAGTTTTATCCGTACATCGGTGTACACTTGATCCGTACTTATCAGGTGACAGTTGTGATTTCTATATTTGACACGTGAGACGCCTACGACACtgtatagagtgttatgatgaaagggaagaatatattttgacaagtaccccaaggcaagttaaaaaaaaactgttcttctgtcctctcgctctcaacgtaccactcTGAGTCTGGCATGTAAGAGGTGCTGGGTTCAGATCCAGTGCaaactttttacttttttttccttattttctcgTCGAAAACCATAAAAGCAGATGATGTGATATGATTGTATCATTACGAATCATCAATTAAGTTGCATTTATTCTTGCCTGTCTGACATTTACTgtacgttttaaatgtacataGTGTACGGATaagtaaaccattggtcttatcgtGTTTTTGGGCGATTGAAACGTATAACTTTATTTTGGGTGCAATCTGGTTCTAAACTTAATACGTCAACTTTATTACATCCCAAATTTTCCTCGTTTGTCTGTCCTTGAAAGtcttcaacaacaaaaattttaaacattcaaAGAATCCACTTcaattacaacaatttatcaTACTTTATCGTTCGGAACTATACACTCGAGCAacagaacaaaaacaaattgacgaTTCATTCATAGCTACAACCATATCACCCATAGCAAAGCGACAACACTCCATATGACATTAGGATAAACAACACAAATACATTTGCTCACTTACAGCGTTTGCCTTCGAATTCGACACGAGAAACGACTATACcgaaacaaaatgttgttgCCACTATACTGACGcaacagtttaattaaatcaattgtTGTACACTTGATCAAACCCGTATCTGCTTGTGATACTAATCAATAAGTTATTAGTCGCACACAGTATCCAAAGCGTTTTGTGTTAAACAATCAACAATTACAGTATAACGTGTTGGTACGAGAcgtcaaacattttaaattcgtTATCATTATTGTGAAATATGTGTAATGACCAACGTTTTACGATCCAACACAACCACTGACGTGGTCAaatagaaattcaaatttcagtttttctctGCCATAGTGACGAGTATATACATTTCCGTTAAATGGAAGATTAGATACGCCAGAAACACATTAACTGTCACGATACGCAAGTTTATGAGTGTACATAACACCAAAATTGAATGGCCAGAGATGGTTTAACGTTTCGTTCGACCGAAATTCATCGCATTGCAATTCTGAACCAATTTGTACGATCGTTGAActtattccaaaaaaaatattttttttttcattgaaagcgTATAAAAGACACGTGTCCCCTTCAATAGCATTGACGATGCGCAAAACGATTCAACTAAATAAACTTACGGATACGTTCAATTAAAGCACCAACGTTCGATTCAgaaacagaaagaaaatccccgatttatttttgtgtttgcaAAATAACTCTTCGAAAAAGACAAAGCGATGAATCGTTAATCGACTCTACGCTACCGCTTGCGTAGTAACTATACTATGTATGAGAGATGGTGACTTAGCTAAGGTATTTTTAGTATCAAAAGAATGTAGAGAAACATTTAATTCAGCCAGACATCACCTCATTATTCGTCGCGTATAATGTATACGTTATAATTACATTAGTTTGTTGACTGTATAATGTGATCTTTCTTGTAATGGACCCGACACACAGGcacacattttaaaatgtttaatatGTGGATATCGTTCGGTATATCAGTGTCAGAGGTCATTATTCATTTGTGTAATGTGGCATTGGACATCGTAACCTTGACAATAATACGCTCGAAGAAAATAGACCTAATGAGCGTACGCGATAGACTTTCGCAATAAATTTCATAATTACTTCAACAGCACCTTGAATATGAAGACGTTAGATTGATGAATTTGCGTTAAAAATGATAATGTCGTGATAACGAGAGACAGCAATTTAGCTTTCGTTAGTGTGAGTTATTTGCTCGCATAATTAGATTTGATAACATAACTGTCGTGGAGTGAAGTCGTTAATGTAAAAGATGGATTCTTCGTTCAggttataaattaaaataaatttattattcacgTAACAGTGGCGCGTTTATTACGCAAGCAGTTTAATCTctacaatcaattttttattaatttcttaTCCGTTAATCGGTAAGATTGCATCAATcaactgaaaattatttaaaaatgttaaaagacGCAAAACTGTGAcgcattgaaaatgttttgttatttattttccgAGCGGTAGTGAAGTATCACATTACTCGACGCTTCTAATTCTAAGGAATCGCTTACAGGGCTTGCTATTtattcttgaatttttttaaaattcctaaaatttcttcaaagtttctaaaaactcttaaaaatttcttgaaagttcttttcaaaaaaatctagaAATTCTAAAGAAAAAACCCTTAATGGCTTAACTAACCTTTCCTCACTTTTccttatttaaatatttgaataatgaaGAATAGGGGATCTGAATGGAAGCTGAGAATATTGAAACGTAAGAATAGTACCCAATTAACCAAATTCTTCCTTTCCGAAAATTCGGAAACGAACAATAGCGACATCTATTGTTCGTTTTCCGAAGGAATTCGAATTTTCGGAAAGGAAGAATTTGGTTAATTGGGGTAAAGTCCTACAGaccttttcaataaaaacaatgCTTCATTTGTCGTCAATATCTTCAATTTGACGCAAATTATGTCCTTTATTATAACGCCAACTGACTGAATTATAGACTAGGCCTAGGCCCAGATGCTCATAAAGATATGACAAGAACAACCTTTTTCGTATGAGATAGTGAACCCAAGCGTGGTGCCTAATAAATAGGGATTTGACATACACGTTGGCTATCCGTCCACCTCGATTTTCTAAGCTGACGTGTAGATGTAGATTTCATTATTGTGACTTTAAGCTATCCCTATTATATTAGACCTACTAAATCTGACCATTGAGAATCTTTGGTTTAGAGTTATTAAGtcgttaaatatttcgaataaaattttgcaagAGCATTTTGTCCCAGAATGTTAATTCAAAGACCGTTTTGTACCTACAATAGCATCGCAGTAGCATGCTCTCagtattgaaaaaaaaaatgtttcaatggaCTTTGGCCTGTTCCAAAGTACATACATCGTGCACAGCAACAGTAATGATTCACTCAactaattttatgtttaaacaGTATTTCAATGTGTTAGACTCTAAGCCTAAGGTCATGTTTTATGGAGGGTAGATATTATCTACTAGTTAGGTAGTTGGTATGCAAAACAGTTTAGTTAAATGCAATGTGAAGACTAAATTCTTTATGAGCATTCCTACATAGTTACGCATGGGCTGGGCACATCATATTTAATAAGGAACACATTGCTTCGCTCTCCTCaattataataattataattataatt
Encoded here:
- the LOC119076648 gene encoding vacuole membrane protein 1 isoform X2, translated to MPNLQQQNNVNSSNSQKANHTGNNSSPTTPNGSASFVRKQSTKDKEKERDERSKITLLRQPLVTLKYFILEIVILIQTYRKKLAEHKLLLSILVALIAAFCALNQLPGRHQLLFTAIKSNLWFIIYWCGLGVLSSVGLGTGLHTFLLYLGPHIASVTLAAYECNSLDFPRPPYPDEIICPEHINPKFIPSLWSIMCKVRPEAFLWGAGTALGELPPYFMARASRLSGIDEDEDEDLKAVVELKRKKAAGDDLTLFERLKLGMERVVERVGFFGILACASIPNPLFDLAGITCGHFLVPFWTFFGATLIGKAVIKMHIQKIFVIIAFNESLIDKAVVFVSAIPYFGKKFQDSFKTFLENQKTKLHRSSNAPPKESFNLLAKLFEYFVLLMVCFFVMSIVNSLAQSYHKRIHQKGGKVHRKVAKD
- the LOC119076648 gene encoding vacuole membrane protein 1 isoform X1; translation: MPLKRRVRHGSNSSSSHVIKPAALIANNNLPVSATALKQNGSGLSKQQQQLDRNNYLSSLTKDQLKVECRKRGQKTTGNKTELLQRLGFKMPNLQQQNNVNSSNSQKANHTGNNSSPTTPNGSASFVRKQSTKDKEKERDERSKITLLRQPLVTLKYFILEIVILIQTYRKKLAEHKLLLSILVALIAAFCALNQLPGRHQLLFTAIKSNLWFIIYWCGLGVLSSVGLGTGLHTFLLYLGPHIASVTLAAYECNSLDFPRPPYPDEIICPEHINPKFIPSLWSIMCKVRPEAFLWGAGTALGELPPYFMARASRLSGIDEDEDEDLKAVVELKRKKAAGDDLTLFERLKLGMERVVERVGFFGILACASIPNPLFDLAGITCGHFLVPFWTFFGATLIGKAVIKMHIQKIFVIIAFNESLIDKAVVFVSAIPYFGKKFQDSFKTFLENQKTKLHRSSNAPPKESFNLLAKLFEYFVLLMVCFFVMSIVNSLAQSYHKRIHQKGGKVHRKVAKD